cagcagcagagcagcgCAGAGGGTGTATTTTTACGTTTTCTTGCTTAAGCATCAGTCTGGGCAGGTGGGTGTTGGGAGGCTGGTGGGGATATTTATATTGCAGTCCTGACAAAATCTGCGTGTGGAGGAGCTCTGTAAAATATACAGagcattatttttgttcaaaCAGTGCATATTAAGGCAAAGGGAACATACTAAACACATCCGCTGCAGCAAAGACATATGGGAGCTgagggcttttaaaaaaatctctggatTCAATCTAGGCTTTTAAATGCAACCTGCCCCATGACAGCTCTGTGGCTGCAGGAGAGGGAGCTCGTAGGGGcatggcagcagctggcaggaCTCTGAAACTGGGGCTCTGGGTACATCCCCCCCTTCACCATCATTAGGGTCCAGCCAATACCTTTAATGGGATTCCTGTAATGAGAGTGTAGGAGTAGCATGCAATATCCAAAGAGCTAAAACGCTCTCCTGGGCTCCCTGCAGCGCTGCTGTAATACCCCTTATTGGTATTTTAGCCTTTGCCAAATATTCAGTGCTGGAAAATGACAGGGAGGGAATTTTGGGCTCTCGGTGGGGTGTGGGAACCCTCCCCTATGCTCCCATTACCCTCCACAGCCCAGCAAGACCACCAGTGCTGCAGAGATCGCCCTCCTGTAAGAACGGTAATCCCCTGGACCAAAACCAGGAGCAAATTGCCTTTCCGGAAGGCAACTGCCTTTCCACACCCTTGGCCACCATCCCTCCTCATCTTCTCCAGGCCCAAGCAGCAAATTTGGCTGCTCCTTTGGTCCAGGCTTTGCACGCACGCTCTCCCTGGAACGCCAGCCCCTCCAGTCTCATGGGGCACTGCGTTGGCCTCAGCGCATCCCGATAGGAGAGTCCAGCCGTgccctcctgcatccctccatCCCACAGAAGGATGCTCCCCgagccctgcctccagccaggcacCCCTCAGTGCCCTGCCCTGGGGCGTTTTGGTGCTGGGAGGGTTGCTGATGCTGCAATGCACCCCTTGCAGCTGCagatattggggggggggggggggggggggaggtggttTCCCGCAGCAGCCATCATTATAAATATTGTCAGatgggtgggaaggggagggaggacaaGTGACTCTGCTACGAGCTGGCACCAGCCCGGGAATTTGCACCCAGCGCTAGCAGGGGGCCAGCCATGCTCCTGGCTGCAAGGCGGAGCGGGTTGGCCGAGGTCCCCGGGATCGATGCGGGTGGGTCTGCGGGGGCCAAGCGCATCGCCCCGCAGCGGAGCCGTGGCCAGCAAGGCCGTGGGATCAATGCGGAGTGAAGGAAATACGGCTGCGGACACGTGGCTTTTACAGCTTCCTTCCCCAAGAAAGGCTGGTTTTTATGGACTTCTGGTAATTGCCAATTAATTTTGCTGAAGCTaagggcaggaaggcagccCGGCTCTTTAAGGGCACCCATGTGGGGGTGGGCAAGTGGAAAAACAGCCTCCTTTTTCCCACCTATTTTCCTGTGCAGTCCTCAGCACAGCCTGGACTGATGCAATCCCTGCAAAATTCCAGCATTGACCAGTCCTGCACTTCTCAAgccactgaaaaggaaagaaaacacaagctggGTGGAGTTAGGAGTTGGCCACGGTCACCACCTTCCTACTCCTCATCCTGCACCTTGTCTTCAGCTTCACATACTCCCCATCCTGAGAAGGCAGCCGGGAGCCCCAGAGCTCCAGAAACAAGACAGGTGAAGGGAATCCAGACCCTCCCAATTAGGCAATTTTTCTGAATGAAGGGCCCTGCTCCGCCCCGCGCAGGGAACGTGATTGACATAAATCCTGGGGCTGATTAGGGGCTTGTCATTTAGCACCTATAATGCCTCCCTCCTAATAGTATTAGGGCCTCCTTGGCGAGACGCTAATGCAGTTTGCAGCGGCACCGTGGCGCCTGGGATTCGGCCGCCGAGCGGCGAGCGCGCTGCAAAACGAGCACATCTCTGATCCGAGGAGACAGTAATGAAAAAAGGAGCTGCCTTGACAaggtgggcagagcaggggggaAAAATGGTCCCGGTATGCGCAGCCCCAGGAGCATCATCTCCTGGCCATGGGCAGCATCCCCACCCCAATTGCTCAACGAGCTTGCTCCTTCCTTATTTCCCCATCCTCTCTGTCCTGGAGATGCCGGTACCCCTCTTTCCTCGCTCTGcccctccagcctggccagcccAGCCTTCCCCTGGGATCCTCCCTGCTTTCTCCCCACGGGCTGCAGCCCTGGTCCGTGCCCCTCGCCCCGGGGTGCAGCTCTGCATCCCCTCCCAGAGGGTGGcgggggggagaggggcagaggtgttTGCTGGAGGTAGCGACCCTTAAAGCACTGAACAAATCTCTGTTTTGATTAGCTGTGCTCCTAAATGATTTATAATCAGCATAATACAATAATGACAATAACTCCCTAATCAGATTAAAGCGCTCTCCATTTGCCTGGGGCTTTGCGCTGTaatctcttcctcccctctctgccatcgattttgttttctcagccCAGCCCCTCGCTGAGCGCCgccaagggcttttccagcctttGCATCCTCCTTACCTGGACTTGATATTCCAGGGCACGTCCCCTTTTCCACCCTAAAACCCTGTCCACGCTGGTGGGGCGGGCACGGGAAGCCGTGAGCAATTTACTCGGGCAGCAAAACCCCCCCCCGCGCTTCACCCAGCCGGTACCGCTGCCTCTGTGAGATTTGATTAGTGCCATTCGCTGCGACTCCCTCGTTAGCCTGGCTGGCACGGTACAAATCTCGTCAGACCCATAGGATCTTTAAGTGAAGTCCGGAAGGTGTTTCCATTTCTTTggttaataaagaaaaatagtggTGGAGGTGGCTGGAAGGAGCTGGGATTGCAGCAGGGAGTCGGGCTCGAGGACAGTGAGGGGAGAGGAATGTGTTAACACtgattaataataaataaccaCCATAATGAGCACTAATTAATAATAACACATGCTTAAGCAATCAATTCCCAGTGAATGGCACCGTGCTGTCAGGAGTCCCCATCGCTCCAGCTAACCAAGCCAGCGGCACTGCTGGATGCTCCCGGCCGTGCCCAGGGTCTGCAGACAGGGATCCCAGCCCGGTCCTGGATGGGGATCACCCCTCGCTGCCGTAGGAACAGAGCCAggagagcatggggagctgcgGGCTAAGGAGCATCTCCCATCCCTCAGTGcgccctgctgcctcctgaaCCCCTGCCCGTGCCGGCCGGCAGGTCCCGGGGCACGGCGAGATCTGCCATTCCCTGCGCTCTTCCTTGGTCCGACGTTCACTcgctgaaaaaaaaaactgctaGCAagtggctttttcctttttttttttactagtttTAGGTGTTTCTGAGCAGGGAACATCCCTGTGCCCTGCGTGAGCCTggccggggcgggcaggggagCCCACGGCTGCCTGCACGAGGGGAGCACGGCTGCCAGGGACCTGTTTGTTTTTGGGCCCTTTCGATTCAGTGTGTGATAGATAGATTGACACGGAGCTTTAATCAGTGTAATATATAAAGCACTTAATTTGCCTTATTAAAAGTCTACACTTTGGATTTTCAGGATCCAGGAAATTAACTCAAGCACCTAAGCATTTATTTGATTGAAAGAGATTATAAATAattcatgctttttctttgcctttggtGGCAGACCTGCCGGAGAGGTGGGGGACCAGCAGCGGCTCCCAAGGTCCCTCCGTCGCCGTGATGGAGCCGGTGTGCACCGGAGATGGCCCGTCCGGGGTGATGGGCACCGACAGAgcctggggcagccctgggagaCCGTTCTGTTCCGGGGGACCGTGAGCCGATGGAGAAATGGGGCCGGCACCTCTCTCCAAGCCCTGCTGAGGGGCTGGATGTCCCCTGGCAAGGGCTGTGCGGGGCCGGAGgtggctgggaggaggaggaggagcaggctgacCCAGAGCAAGTCAGGCTGTGTCAGGCCACATACTGGTCTccctgtactgggaggagaggagccaGCCACTAAAATCACCATGACAATAAAGCTGAGTATTTCATCTATAATTCAGAGGAGCTGGAAAGtggttttatgaaaaaaaaaaaattaaaaataaaaatgtgtctgAGGCAGTGGAAATGTGTGCCACTGTTCTTGCTGAGCAAGGCTGCGGCGTGACCTTCGGACAGGCACGGTGCCCAGCCCCGGCCGCGACGCTGGTTGCTGGGGGGGGCCGAGAGCAGGTGCGTcctgggggggttggggggtgcgTGTGGCCGCGGCGCCGTCCCGGCAAGGCCTGAGCAGGCGAAGAGGAGCCTGCAGGCGGGGTGTGTTTGCTGTGTGAGCTGTGCATCGTCCGGCTGCCATTGAGGTGTTTGGTGTGCATCAGCAGCCAGCCCTTGTAACGTGGGCTGAGCATCCCGGGGCCGTGCATCGTCCGGCTGCATCTCACAGTGTGGGGTGCGCATCCCCGGGGGTGTGCATCACCAGCCAGCGTGGGCTGAGCATCCCCGGGGGTGTGCATCGTCCGGCTGCGTCTCACGGTGTGGGGTGCGCATCCCCGGGGGTGTGCATCACCAGCCGGCGTGGGCTGAGCATCCCCGGGGCCGTGCATCGTCCGGCTGCGTCTCACAGTGTGGGGTGCGCATCCCCGGGGGTGTGCATCACCAGCCGGCGTGGGCTGAGCATCCCCGGGGGTGTGCATCGTCCGGCTGCGTCTCACAGTGTGGGGTGCGCATCCCCGGGGGTGTGCATCACCAGCCGGCGTgggctgagcatccctgggagTGTGCATCGTCCGGCTGCGTCTCACGGTGTGGGGTGCACATCCCCGGGGGTGTGCATCACCAGCCGGCGTGGGCTGAGCATCCCCGGGGCCGTGCATCGTCCGGCTGCGTCTCACAGTGTGGGGTGCGCATCCCCGGGGGTGTGCATCACCAGCCAGCATGGGCTGAGCATCCCCGGGGGTGTGCATCGTCCGGCTGCGTCTCACAGTGTGGGGTGCGCATCCCCGGGGGTGTGCATCACCAGCCGGCGTGGGCTGAGCATCCCCGGGGGTGTGCATCGTCCGGCTGCGTCTCACGGTGTGGGGTGCGCATCCCTGGGGGTGTGCATCACCAGCCAGCGTGGGCTGAGCATCCTGGGGCTGTGCATTGTCCAGCTGCATCTCACAGTGTGGGATGTGCATCCCTAAGGTTGAGTGTCAGGGGTCTGTGACCTGCAGAGCTGGAGTTCTCAAGGTTTAGCTGGGCGAGGAGCAGAAGGGTTTGGGGTTCGGTCCGTAGGAGCCCCCGAGGCTGCGGGGTGCGGGTCGGGGGTGCTGGAAAGGCCGGAGCTGAGCGccgggggggctgcgggagggcCCCCTGCCCGTACGGCGGGCGCACACTGCCCTCCAGCGGGCGCATCCCGGCTGCCGGCTCCACAGCTGGCCAGATGTGCCCCGCCGCTCCGCAGGGATGCCCAGGCGGAGGGCAGCGCATCCCCCCGTCCCCTTCAGCCATGGGTGCGCTGAGCTGCCGGGGGGTCTCAGCTCTGTTTGGGTGGGGGGGGTTGGCGtgctgggtggggggggtcctctcctcctctccttccccaccctaCTCACTGCATGTTCCTCTTCTTTGAAAACTTGAGGGCCACGTTGTCGTACTCGGTGTCCCCCAGCCACTccttgccctgcagcaggaagggctGCCGGAGAGGGACGGGTCTCTTGGGCACCGCATAGTCATCCCGCTGCGGGTTGTAGGGGTACTCGTGCCCAGAGGGCTCCTCCGGGGCCGCCTGCAGCCTCCACGCCTCCCCCTTCACCTCCTCGGGCTCATCGTAGACGGTGTGGGTGGACAGACCCTCGGGCTCATCGTAGATGTGGTCGGGCTTGGTGGCGGTGGGGCGCGGCAGGGGTTTCCTGCCCACTTGCTCCCCCATCTCCCCGATGCTGTCGTAGAGGGGGTCAGGGGGTTCCTTGGGGTGATGGACCAAGTTGCTAAACTTGCGAGCCACGAAGGTCTTGGCGATAGTGTCGAAGGGGACGGCATACTCGGATTCGGCGGCCACCTTGGCCAGAGcatcctgcctcctgcccttctCCGGCACCGGGGGGTTTCCCCGGCGGAGGGAGTTGCAGGGCTCAGCGTAGGAGCAGTCAGCACCACGGGAGGGCAGGAAGGCGCCCGATGGCTCCCCAGTCCCAGGACAGCTGTTGGGGGGCATCGCGGGCTTGGCTTTCGGCATCTTCCCCTCCCAGGTGTGCTCCAGCGAGGGGCTCTTGGTGTGGCCGGGAGGCCGGGAAGCATCGTCCCCGGGGCCACCCCACCGCGGCTCCTCGGCTCCCCAGCCCCGATGCGCGTTGATGGCCGACTCGATCACCTGGAAGATCTCATTGCCTTGCCTGGTCTCAAACTCAAAGTTGCCTTCTCCAGACATGCAGCGCCGGCCAGCCTCGAAGGAGAAGGTCACCTGGGGAGGGACGGGATCAGGTCCCCGTGCCGCAGCCCACCGCCAGCCCACCCTTCCCAGATCCCGCTTACCTTATCCCGCCCAAAGCGCCTCAGGAAGTGGTAGGGCCAGCTGTAGAGGACCTCCAAGGTTTGGAAATCCCGTAGCTCCAGCGCCTCCTTGCCGGCTTGCAGGATGCACCGGCCCCAGAGCCGGCAGCGCTCAGAGGACTCGGTGGCCCTCACCGTCACCTCGAACGCCTGCTCCAGGCCagctggggatggaggagggCGGCATTTGACACGTGCAAGG
This genomic stretch from Phalacrocorax aristotelis chromosome 24, bGulAri2.1, whole genome shotgun sequence harbors:
- the DOK2 gene encoding docking protein 2, which translates into the protein MEEAVVKQGVLYLQLQQTFGKKWRKFWGVLYRESSCSIARLELFEGSAPPAAEKLWKGEGSKRLVKLSDCVHVVEASGDAGCPKETVPFLLETTDKRYLLAADGTEAASWIQKLCELAFPRSREEQAAGKDGQQSSLGTDSEFSMEENSLYSSRGKAGLEQAFEVTVRATESSERCRLWGRCILQAGKEALELRDFQTLEVLYSWPYHFLRRFGRDKVTFSFEAGRRCMSGEGNFEFETRQGNEIFQVIESAINAHRGWGAEEPRWGGPGDDASRPPGHTKSPSLEHTWEGKMPKAKPAMPPNSCPGTGEPSGAFLPSRGADCSYAEPCNSLRRGNPPVPEKGRRQDALAKVAAESEYAVPFDTIAKTFVARKFSNLVHHPKEPPDPLYDSIGEMGEQVGRKPLPRPTATKPDHIYDEPEGLSTHTVYDEPEEVKGEAWRLQAAPEEPSGHEYPYNPQRDDYAVPKRPVPLRQPFLLQGKEWLGDTEYDNVALKFSKKRNMQ